The following proteins come from a genomic window of Ilumatobacter coccineus YM16-304:
- a CDS encoding heme lyase CcmF/NrfE family subunit has product MIAASVNGAFGRAGLLLMLAACVFGALSVGLGIIQKDQRLLRQAQRYAWLSLAGCVLAVVMMQRALITRDFSLAYIQQVGSADTPPLYNFAAMWSALEGSILLWALTLAGFTGAVAWRFRKRTGDELVGWALVVMFVVTAFFAMLSFGPADAFANGAPGVTSGPGPNPLLQNHILVLFHPPILYLGYVGFTVPFAFAIAALITGRLGEGWLLETRRWALFSWAFLTIGILLGGWWSYEVLGWSGVWAWDPVENASLLPWLTGTAYIHSVLVQERRGMLRVWNLSLLISTFALTILGTFLTRSGVINSVHAFGDGPVGSWLLAGFAVIVVVSLGLIAWRGDRLRSPGAIDSPLSREGAFLANNVLFTVFAFVVLLGTIFPLLVEAFQDRRTVVGAPYFDRLSMPIGLVLLFLMAVAPVLPWRKASTELLSTRLFWPAWVGVGALATAVLVGADGWAPLVAFALAGFAAGAALRQVVLATRRQGWRGLVGRANGGMIVHLGVIMIAVALAASNSFTHSANLEVEVGDVVSWGGHTFELESVTDELNGAGSERALKANVLLDGEQVYSPAITTYLANGQAIGTPSVRTGLTKDVYLTLEPGAVAGDTSATIRVFVKPMILWLWLGGLVMAIGTLLAAFPGSRRRNPLSPVSAPVGDGNDADLARIGSSSDEIDDVDVDRFDPADFSDDDEPESETIGAS; this is encoded by the coding sequence ATGATCGCTGCTTCCGTCAACGGCGCATTCGGCCGAGCCGGACTGCTGCTGATGCTCGCCGCGTGCGTGTTCGGCGCACTGTCGGTCGGCCTCGGCATCATCCAGAAAGATCAGCGTCTGCTCCGCCAGGCGCAGCGCTACGCCTGGCTGTCGCTCGCCGGCTGCGTGCTCGCCGTCGTGATGATGCAGCGAGCGCTCATCACCCGTGACTTCTCGCTGGCCTACATCCAGCAGGTCGGCTCGGCCGACACGCCGCCGCTGTACAACTTCGCCGCCATGTGGTCGGCGCTCGAAGGCTCGATCCTGCTGTGGGCGCTGACGCTCGCCGGGTTCACCGGTGCGGTCGCCTGGCGCTTCCGCAAACGGACCGGCGACGAGCTCGTCGGGTGGGCGCTCGTGGTGATGTTCGTCGTCACCGCGTTCTTCGCCATGCTGAGCTTCGGGCCGGCCGACGCGTTCGCCAACGGCGCTCCGGGCGTCACGTCGGGCCCGGGCCCGAACCCGCTGCTGCAGAACCACATCCTGGTCCTGTTCCACCCGCCGATCCTCTACCTCGGCTACGTCGGGTTCACCGTGCCGTTCGCGTTCGCGATCGCGGCCCTCATCACCGGCAGGCTCGGCGAGGGGTGGCTGCTCGAGACGCGCCGCTGGGCGCTGTTCTCGTGGGCGTTCCTCACGATCGGCATCCTGCTCGGGGGTTGGTGGAGCTACGAGGTGCTCGGCTGGTCGGGCGTGTGGGCCTGGGACCCGGTCGAGAACGCGTCGTTGCTGCCCTGGCTGACCGGCACGGCGTACATCCACTCGGTGCTCGTACAAGAGCGTCGAGGGATGCTGCGGGTGTGGAACCTGAGCCTGCTCATCTCGACGTTCGCGCTCACGATCCTCGGCACGTTCCTCACTCGCTCGGGGGTCATCAACTCGGTGCACGCGTTCGGCGACGGTCCGGTCGGCAGTTGGCTCCTGGCCGGATTCGCCGTGATCGTGGTCGTGTCGCTCGGCCTCATCGCCTGGCGCGGTGACCGGCTGCGTTCGCCCGGAGCGATCGACTCGCCGCTGTCACGCGAGGGCGCATTCCTCGCCAACAACGTGTTGTTCACGGTGTTCGCGTTCGTCGTGCTGCTCGGCACGATCTTCCCGTTGCTCGTCGAGGCGTTCCAAGACCGCCGCACCGTCGTCGGTGCCCCGTACTTCGACCGCCTCTCGATGCCGATCGGCCTCGTGTTGCTGTTTCTCATGGCCGTCGCCCCGGTGCTGCCGTGGCGCAAGGCCTCGACCGAGCTCCTGTCGACCCGGCTGTTCTGGCCGGCGTGGGTCGGCGTGGGCGCGCTGGCCACCGCGGTGCTCGTCGGCGCCGACGGTTGGGCGCCGCTCGTCGCGTTCGCGCTCGCCGGATTCGCGGCCGGTGCGGCACTGCGCCAGGTGGTGCTCGCCACGCGTCGCCAGGGTTGGCGCGGGTTGGTCGGACGCGCCAACGGCGGCATGATCGTCCACCTCGGCGTCATCATGATCGCCGTCGCGCTGGCCGCGTCGAACAGCTTCACGCACTCGGCCAACCTCGAGGTCGAGGTCGGCGACGTCGTGTCGTGGGGCGGCCACACGTTCGAACTCGAATCGGTCACCGACGAACTCAACGGCGCCGGCAGCGAGCGTGCGCTCAAGGCCAACGTGCTGCTCGACGGCGAGCAGGTCTACAGCCCGGCCATCACCACCTACCTGGCGAACGGCCAGGCGATCGGCACCCCGTCCGTGCGCACCGGCCTGACCAAAGACGTGTACCTCACCCTCGAACCCGGTGCGGTCGCCGGCGACACCAGCGCCACGATCCGTGTGTTCGTCAAGCCGATGATCCTGTGGCTCTGGCTCGGCGGACTGGTCATGGCGATCGGCACGCTGCTCGCCGCATTCCCCGGCTCGCGCCGCCGCAATCCGCTGTCGCCCGTATCGGCGCCTGTCGGTGACGGCAACGACGCCGACCTGGCCCGAATCGGCTCGTCGTCCGACGAGATCGACGACGTCGACGTCGACCGCTTCGACCCCGCCGACTTCAGCGACGACGACGAACCCGAGTCCGAGACGATCGGGGCGTCATGA
- a CDS encoding TlpA family protein disulfide reductase: protein MTDEATTTTTASTTQAPESASSSTSGSSRLAPFIALGIAVVMIGLLVLLVGAEPDSGPTADFEVRPAPEAVGTLDDGTPFDLSRRKGSYVVLNFFTSDCVPCIQEHPELIEFVDQQAQLGTDGAEFYSVVVGDTPERVERFFDERGGDWPIIYSEADEFSVAFGVAAVPETWVIDKEGIIRARFISRVTAEGLSVTVQQLREAFG, encoded by the coding sequence ATGACCGACGAAGCCACCACCACTACGACCGCCAGCACCACCCAGGCGCCCGAGTCGGCCTCGTCGTCGACCTCGGGATCGTCGCGTCTCGCACCGTTCATCGCCCTCGGCATCGCCGTGGTCATGATCGGGTTGCTCGTATTGCTCGTGGGCGCCGAACCCGACTCCGGCCCCACCGCCGACTTCGAGGTGCGCCCGGCTCCCGAAGCCGTCGGCACGCTCGACGACGGCACCCCGTTCGACCTGTCTCGACGCAAGGGCAGCTACGTGGTGCTCAACTTCTTCACGTCCGACTGCGTGCCGTGCATCCAAGAGCACCCCGAGTTGATCGAGTTCGTCGACCAGCAGGCACAACTCGGTACCGACGGCGCCGAGTTCTACTCGGTCGTCGTTGGTGACACCCCCGAACGCGTCGAGCGCTTCTTCGACGAGCGTGGCGGCGACTGGCCGATCATCTACTCCGAGGCCGACGAGTTCTCGGTGGCGTTCGGCGTGGCCGCCGTGCCCGAGACCTGGGTGATCGACAAGGAGGGCATCATCCGTGCCCGGTTCATCTCGCGGGTCACCGCCGAAGGGCTCAGCGTCACGGTGCAGCAACTCCGCGAGGCGTTCGGATGA
- the ccsA gene encoding cytochrome c biogenesis protein CcsA yields the protein MTAIDDPTATATATAGRGTGTNATRVLGIATIVMMGWLVLFGLVLSPADVNQGESVRLLYMHVPTIWLAYLSFVVTAIASGMYLFTKKHSLGWDRAAGASAEIGVAFVGVTLVVGAMWGRLTWGVFWQWDARLTTTALLFVTYIGYLAVRRLGGTHQQRAKRSAVVGLLSVLLIPLVHWSVVIWRSLHQTASVLDTDGDIDMDGLMLFTLLVGVVAFTCLYVWLVLHRTRAMTMEDLLEDSGLDVALDARRAEGEAR from the coding sequence ATGACAGCGATCGACGACCCCACCGCCACAGCGACCGCAACGGCTGGTCGCGGAACCGGCACCAACGCCACGCGAGTGCTGGGCATCGCCACGATCGTCATGATGGGGTGGCTCGTCCTGTTCGGCCTCGTCCTGTCGCCGGCCGACGTCAACCAGGGCGAATCCGTCCGCCTGCTCTACATGCACGTGCCGACGATCTGGCTCGCCTACCTGTCGTTCGTCGTCACGGCGATCGCGTCGGGCATGTACCTCTTCACCAAGAAGCACTCGCTCGGCTGGGATCGCGCCGCCGGAGCGAGCGCCGAGATCGGCGTCGCGTTCGTCGGTGTCACACTCGTCGTCGGCGCCATGTGGGGCCGCCTCACCTGGGGCGTCTTCTGGCAGTGGGACGCCCGCCTCACCACCACGGCGCTCCTGTTCGTCACCTACATCGGCTACCTCGCCGTCCGCCGCCTCGGTGGCACGCACCAGCAGCGGGCGAAGCGGTCGGCCGTGGTCGGACTGCTCTCGGTGCTGTTGATCCCGCTCGTCCACTGGTCGGTCGTCATCTGGCGCAGCCTGCACCAGACGGCCTCGGTGCTCGACACCGACGGCGACATCGACATGGACGGTCTGATGCTGTTCACGCTGCTGGTCGGCGTCGTCGCCTTCACCTGCCTGTACGTCTGGCTCGTGTTGCACCGCACCCGTGCGATGACGATGGAAGACCTGCTCGAAGACAGTGGCCTCGACGTCGCACTCGACGCTCGCCGCGCCGAAGGAGAAGCACGATGA
- a CDS encoding cytochrome c maturation protein CcmE domain-containing protein gives MAAPDMPEMDLTPRTNADGTAVGRKRKRNVIPLVVLALVVVAGGVIVTQFLNSAVDYFCNVDEIDQRDGCEADRRLRLQGTVDEGTIEMVGGRTLFTMSFGDATIPVEYDGEPGGIFQECIPVVVHGEIENDVFMGDRVEVKHSDEYEAENEANLDAAEAEAEEAGCEPVDV, from the coding sequence ATGGCCGCACCCGACATGCCCGAGATGGACCTCACCCCCCGCACCAACGCCGACGGCACCGCTGTCGGCCGCAAACGCAAGCGCAACGTCATTCCGCTGGTCGTGCTTGCGCTGGTGGTGGTCGCCGGCGGCGTCATCGTCACCCAGTTCCTCAACTCGGCCGTCGACTACTTCTGCAACGTCGACGAGATCGACCAGCGAGACGGTTGCGAGGCCGATCGCCGACTCCGCCTCCAGGGCACGGTCGACGAAGGCACCATCGAGATGGTGGGTGGGCGCACGTTGTTCACGATGTCGTTCGGTGACGCCACCATTCCGGTCGAGTACGACGGCGAACCGGGCGGCATCTTCCAGGAGTGCATCCCCGTCGTCGTGCACGGCGAGATCGAGAACGACGTGTTCATGGGCGACCGCGTCGAGGTGAAGCACTCCGACGAGTACGAAGCCGAGAACGAGGCCAACCTCGACGCCGCCGAGGCTGAAGCCGAGGAAGCCGGATGCGAACCGGTCGACGTCTGA
- a CDS encoding DUF4328 domain-containing protein: MPPPNQPGTPPPPPGGAPPPPPANLTPPPGYMAYSAAPTPAKPLSRVKGLATATMILTGIAGLGGVITAITTPSAVDSANDFLAGRLSEDDFLDDYTAFGLTQSLQSLGTIATAVLTMIWLYRMAGNVRSFGRATTWAPIWAVFAWILPPVLIIIPFLMVREVWKASDPSAPHDATSWKQSPDNPLIWVWFVVYGIVPTIIAAISFESFLGAGFSQEADEIAETLDDFGTLQMVSAGVSVVAAIVWILVVRQLTARHVELTNER, encoded by the coding sequence ATGCCGCCCCCGAACCAGCCCGGCACACCCCCACCTCCGCCGGGAGGAGCGCCACCGCCACCACCGGCGAATCTGACCCCGCCGCCGGGGTACATGGCCTACAGCGCGGCCCCTACGCCGGCGAAGCCGTTGTCGAGGGTCAAGGGCCTCGCCACGGCGACGATGATCCTCACCGGCATCGCCGGACTCGGCGGCGTCATCACGGCGATCACCACCCCGAGCGCCGTCGACAGCGCCAACGACTTCCTCGCCGGCCGACTCAGCGAAGACGACTTCCTCGACGACTACACCGCCTTCGGCCTGACGCAGTCGCTGCAGAGTCTCGGCACCATCGCCACCGCCGTGCTCACCATGATCTGGCTCTACCGCATGGCGGGCAACGTCCGATCGTTCGGCCGGGCCACCACGTGGGCACCGATCTGGGCCGTGTTCGCATGGATCCTTCCGCCGGTCCTGATCATCATCCCGTTCCTGATGGTGCGCGAGGTCTGGAAGGCGAGCGATCCATCGGCACCACACGACGCCACGAGTTGGAAGCAGAGCCCCGACAACCCGCTGATCTGGGTGTGGTTCGTGGTCTACGGCATCGTGCCGACGATCATCGCTGCCATCTCGTTCGAGTCGTTCCTCGGCGCCGGCTTCAGCCAGGAGGCCGACGAGATCGCCGAGACGCTCGACGACTTCGGCACGCTGCAGATGGTGAGCGCCGGTGTCAGCGTCGTGGCCGCGATCGTGTGGATTCTGGTCGTGCGTCAGCTGACCGCTCGCCACGTCGAACTCACCAACGAACGATGA
- a CDS encoding cytochrome c-type biogenesis protein, giving the protein MSASSLNRRLKSWPGWLFMLVIVVVLVVVGATRDAGPQTPQDRVDDVTRRLACPICDGESVFESQNNASRAIRNEVADLVRENELTDDQILAYFEARNSEILLVPKASGFDALVWVLPVMGFVIGVVMLGFAFRRWRLEALGSAGATQEDRDLVAAAMADEHDAERAEAGDA; this is encoded by the coding sequence ATGAGCGCATCGTCGCTGAACCGGCGGCTCAAGTCGTGGCCCGGCTGGCTGTTCATGCTCGTCATCGTCGTGGTCCTCGTGGTGGTCGGTGCCACGCGTGACGCCGGCCCGCAGACACCGCAAGACCGTGTCGACGACGTGACCCGCCGCCTGGCGTGCCCGATCTGCGATGGCGAGAGCGTGTTCGAATCGCAGAACAACGCATCGCGAGCGATCCGCAACGAAGTGGCCGACCTCGTCCGCGAGAACGAACTCACCGACGATCAGATCCTCGCCTACTTCGAGGCCCGCAACAGCGAGATCCTCCTGGTGCCGAAGGCGTCCGGGTTCGATGCGCTCGTGTGGGTGCTCCCGGTGATGGGGTTCGTGATCGGCGTCGTGATGCTCGGCTTCGCGTTCCGGCGCTGGCGCCTCGAAGCGCTCGGGAGCGCCGGTGCCACGCAGGAAGATCGCGATCTCGTCGCGGCGGCGATGGCCGACGAGCACGACGCCGAACGCGCCGAGGCAGGCGACGCGTGA
- a CDS encoding class E sortase — translation MSEIDTSTSDGSTPAEPAAPAPPSRSDAIATPPGVTVTDTVASSSPGASAARASAPVAAPSLTRRGRLRKWDRPPPPHDWRWYVGNLGKTLIAMGILMFGFVAYQLWGTGIENARAQNKLENEFEELLAATPPVQFDDEFVIVDTPTNDAPATDDAADPDAAADEPALDGSDSGEVPVVDAPAAVPVEDQNIPLLENGEALARIEIPDIGVNDIVVAGIDTGDLKKGPGHFPDTPLPGQLGNAAIAGHRTTYGQPFHNVDKLQIGDDIVVTTLNGEFTYKVTGTQIVSPSDYQVISTSDPTKATITLVSCHPKWTAQQRIIISGELAPPESAPVGEPILNYGRPAEPVSTPDIALPAEDVDGQTTGGQASEGGSVTGNLATGDSVDAGDDVSGSLADPATNAFDQFDSDETTDGIADAFSDGWFSDPAANPHVGFWGLVVSAIAIGAYLLSRRTRRDWIGGLVGFIPFVVALYFFFQNVNRLLPPNL, via the coding sequence GTGTCCGAGATCGATACATCGACCAGCGATGGCTCCACGCCCGCAGAACCTGCCGCGCCTGCACCACCGTCCCGTTCCGACGCGATCGCCACGCCTCCTGGCGTCACGGTCACCGACACCGTTGCTTCGTCGTCGCCGGGCGCATCGGCGGCCCGTGCCTCGGCTCCGGTCGCCGCGCCGAGCCTGACGCGTCGAGGGCGACTCCGCAAGTGGGATCGCCCGCCTCCGCCGCACGACTGGCGCTGGTACGTCGGCAACCTCGGCAAGACGCTCATCGCCATGGGCATCTTGATGTTCGGCTTCGTCGCCTACCAGTTGTGGGGCACCGGCATCGAGAACGCTCGTGCACAGAACAAGCTCGAGAACGAGTTCGAGGAGTTGCTCGCGGCCACACCGCCGGTCCAGTTCGACGACGAGTTCGTCATCGTCGACACGCCGACCAACGACGCGCCGGCGACCGATGACGCCGCGGATCCTGACGCAGCGGCCGACGAGCCGGCGCTCGACGGGTCCGACTCCGGCGAGGTTCCGGTGGTCGACGCGCCGGCCGCCGTGCCGGTGGAGGATCAGAACATTCCGCTGCTGGAGAACGGCGAGGCGCTCGCGCGGATCGAGATCCCCGACATCGGCGTCAACGACATCGTGGTGGCAGGCATCGACACCGGCGACCTGAAGAAGGGGCCGGGGCACTTCCCCGACACTCCCCTCCCTGGCCAACTCGGCAACGCCGCCATCGCCGGTCACCGCACCACCTACGGCCAACCGTTCCACAACGTCGACAAGCTGCAGATCGGCGACGACATCGTCGTCACCACGCTCAACGGCGAGTTCACCTACAAGGTCACGGGCACGCAGATCGTGTCGCCGAGCGACTACCAGGTGATCTCCACCAGCGACCCGACCAAGGCGACGATCACGCTGGTGTCGTGCCACCCGAAGTGGACGGCGCAGCAGCGCATCATCATCTCGGGTGAACTGGCGCCGCCCGAGTCCGCTCCCGTCGGCGAGCCGATCCTCAACTACGGCCGCCCGGCTGAGCCGGTGTCGACTCCCGACATCGCGCTGCCTGCCGAAGACGTCGACGGGCAGACCACCGGCGGGCAAGCGTCGGAGGGCGGCAGCGTCACCGGCAACCTCGCCACGGGCGACTCGGTCGACGCTGGTGACGACGTGAGCGGCAGCCTCGCCGACCCGGCGACCAACGCGTTCGATCAGTTCGACTCCGACGAGACGACCGACGGCATCGCCGACGCCTTCTCCGACGGCTGGTTCAGCGATCCGGCCGCCAACCCGCACGTCGGCTTCTGGGGCCTCGTCGTCTCGGCCATCGCCATCGGCGCCTACCTCCTGAGTCGCCGCACCCGCCGCGACTGGATCGGCGGCCTCGTCGGCTTCATCCCGTTCGTCGTGGCGCTCTACTTCTTCTTCCAGAACGTCAACCGGCTGCTCCCCCCGAACCTCTGA
- a CDS encoding heme exporter protein CcmB, translating into MNAWQVARLIARKDLRIERRSRIITNQVLPFAGVTMVIFAFALDANTDVLRVVSPGLVWLATMFSLLILVQRTFAVEADDGALDAMRVAGVDARAIFLGKAIGLAIQLLVLEVLLLLTAVVLYGETVRLEGAVLLVTTLISATCGLAAVGTLYGGLAAGFKGRETLLPLLTLPAVAPVLIGATRAVESALGTAGAAVSEGWQWVSLLTVFAVAFGVGGALAFGPLIDE; encoded by the coding sequence ATGAACGCGTGGCAGGTGGCTCGCCTGATCGCACGAAAGGATCTGCGCATAGAGCGGCGGAGTCGGATCATCACCAACCAGGTGCTCCCGTTCGCCGGCGTGACGATGGTGATCTTCGCGTTCGCGCTCGACGCCAACACCGACGTGTTGCGGGTCGTGTCGCCCGGCCTCGTGTGGCTCGCCACCATGTTCAGCTTGCTCATCCTGGTGCAACGCACGTTCGCGGTCGAAGCCGACGACGGCGCGCTCGACGCCATGCGCGTGGCCGGCGTCGACGCTCGCGCCATCTTCCTGGGCAAGGCGATCGGCCTCGCGATCCAGCTCCTCGTGCTCGAAGTGTTGCTCCTGCTCACCGCCGTGGTGCTGTATGGCGAGACCGTTCGCCTCGAAGGGGCTGTGCTCCTCGTCACCACCCTGATCTCCGCGACGTGCGGGCTGGCCGCGGTCGGTACCCTGTACGGAGGCTTGGCCGCAGGGTTCAAAGGCCGCGAGACGTTGCTCCCGCTGCTGACGCTCCCCGCGGTTGCGCCCGTCCTGATCGGAGCAACCCGAGCGGTGGAATCCGCCCTCGGCACGGCAGGCGCAGCGGTGTCGGAAGGCTGGCAGTGGGTCAGCCTGCTGACGGTCTTCGCTGTCGCCTTCGGTGTCGGCGGCGCACTGGCGTTCGGTCCGCTGATCGACGAATAG
- a CDS encoding SixA phosphatase family protein: protein MSSGDTIYLVRHAKAGERRVWEGDDVDRPLSKKGWRQSEAVAKRLQKHGASALYSSAYVRCMQTLEPLGKLIGQPVQEEPRLFEYEPFEPVLDLLAEVENRAVLCSHGDIIPDVIAALQRRGMEIHTPADWRKSSIWVLRRKKGRITHGKVWPPAIA, encoded by the coding sequence ATGAGTTCCGGCGACACGATCTATCTCGTCCGCCACGCCAAGGCGGGCGAGCGTCGCGTCTGGGAGGGTGACGACGTCGACCGCCCGCTCAGCAAGAAGGGGTGGCGACAGTCGGAGGCGGTGGCCAAGCGCCTCCAGAAGCACGGGGCCAGCGCGCTCTACTCGAGCGCCTACGTGCGCTGCATGCAGACGCTCGAACCGCTCGGCAAGCTGATCGGTCAGCCGGTCCAGGAGGAGCCACGGCTCTTCGAGTACGAGCCGTTCGAACCGGTACTCGACCTGCTCGCCGAAGTCGAGAACCGCGCAGTGCTGTGCAGCCACGGCGACATCATCCCCGATGTCATCGCCGCGCTGCAGCGGCGGGGCATGGAGATCCACACCCCCGCCGACTGGCGCAAGTCGAGCATCTGGGTGCTGCGACGCAAGAAGGGTCGCATCACCCACGGCAAGGTCTGGCCTCCCGCCATCGCCTGA
- a CDS encoding DNA polymerase, whose product MDEGDDTGSLPDIAGLADLPVDHGAPLALAIATDTGAAIVTARGDALFVEPADIAAAIEHLDAAHSPRWVWWSKDTARHLLDLHVRVAKCWDLVASHRLINGGWQSDSDRIWAAAHRLDIASIPTDAPVDLFTHDLDEGDPDQPVRADGYLRPDWVQGGWASAPQRLEAWARLAMQVYDLHHSTIRSPADDTLGPTPDPARRERTVWSESAAEMLCAELERDGLPFDRATGESIIAGFVGPRPANVLEEREQLERRDAEVLQHLPPGIDFDLRSPDQVKSLLRRVGIEVPDTRAWRLERLVDAHPIVSPLLDWRRAERIRTTFGFAWVDEHVGADDRLRGHWSGSDGAAGRMTATAGLHNMPAELRPAIAAEPGHVFVRADLGQIEPRILAAVSGDAALARATHEDDMYLTVATRLRVERDIAKVAVLGAMYGQTTGKGAEALAGLEREYPVAMGYLRAADEAAQGGNDLTTFGGRRVRMSGSVSDQMTDSDVRSRAAARGRYGRNAMVQGAAAEFFKMWAVLVRARGAALGAHVVLCLHDELVVHAPEQHGDDVAEVLERCLQETAHRWAPAADPAVRFVADTSVIRRWSEAK is encoded by the coding sequence GTGGACGAGGGCGACGACACGGGCAGCCTCCCCGACATCGCCGGACTGGCCGACCTCCCGGTCGACCACGGCGCACCGCTCGCCCTCGCGATCGCCACCGATACGGGCGCCGCGATCGTCACCGCCCGAGGCGACGCGCTGTTCGTCGAGCCCGCCGACATCGCCGCCGCCATCGAGCATCTCGACGCTGCGCACTCGCCCCGCTGGGTGTGGTGGTCGAAAGACACGGCCCGGCACCTCCTCGACCTCCACGTTCGAGTCGCCAAGTGCTGGGACCTCGTTGCGTCGCATCGGTTGATCAACGGTGGATGGCAGAGCGACTCCGACCGCATCTGGGCCGCGGCCCATCGCCTCGACATCGCATCCATCCCGACCGACGCTCCCGTCGACCTGTTCACACACGACCTCGACGAGGGCGACCCCGACCAGCCGGTCCGCGCCGACGGCTACCTTCGGCCCGACTGGGTACAGGGCGGATGGGCGAGCGCACCGCAACGTCTCGAGGCGTGGGCCCGCCTGGCCATGCAGGTGTACGACCTGCACCATTCCACCATCCGCTCCCCTGCCGATGACACCCTCGGCCCCACGCCCGACCCGGCGCGTCGGGAGCGGACCGTCTGGTCGGAGTCGGCGGCCGAGATGCTGTGCGCCGAACTCGAACGAGACGGGCTCCCCTTCGACCGTGCGACGGGCGAGTCGATCATCGCCGGATTCGTCGGCCCGCGACCGGCGAACGTGCTCGAAGAACGCGAGCAACTCGAGCGCCGAGACGCCGAGGTGCTGCAGCACCTGCCGCCCGGGATCGACTTCGACCTGCGCAGCCCCGACCAGGTGAAATCGCTGCTCCGACGCGTCGGCATCGAGGTCCCCGACACCCGCGCCTGGCGACTCGAACGCCTCGTCGACGCGCACCCGATCGTTTCGCCGCTGCTCGACTGGCGACGAGCGGAACGCATCCGCACGACCTTCGGCTTCGCGTGGGTCGACGAGCACGTCGGCGCCGACGATCGCTTGCGCGGCCACTGGTCGGGGTCCGACGGTGCCGCCGGACGGATGACCGCCACGGCCGGGCTCCACAACATGCCCGCCGAGCTCCGACCGGCGATCGCGGCCGAGCCGGGTCACGTGTTCGTTCGTGCCGACCTCGGTCAGATCGAGCCGCGCATCCTTGCCGCCGTGTCGGGCGACGCGGCTCTCGCCCGGGCGACGCACGAGGACGACATGTACCTGACCGTCGCGACACGCCTGCGCGTGGAGCGTGACATCGCCAAGGTCGCCGTGCTCGGCGCCATGTACGGCCAGACGACCGGAAAGGGCGCCGAAGCGCTCGCCGGCCTCGAGCGCGAGTACCCCGTGGCCATGGGCTACCTCCGCGCCGCCGACGAGGCCGCGCAGGGCGGCAACGACCTCACCACCTTCGGAGGCCGACGGGTGCGCATGTCGGGGTCGGTCAGCGACCAGATGACCGACAGCGACGTCCGGTCGCGTGCCGCGGCTCGCGGTCGGTACGGGCGCAACGCCATGGTGCAGGGCGCGGCCGCCGAGTTCTTCAAGATGTGGGCCGTGCTCGTTCGGGCTCGCGGTGCAGCTCTGGGCGCCCACGTGGTGCTCTGCTTGCACGACGAACTCGTCGTGCACGCCCCCGAGCAACACGGCGACGACGTGGCCGAGGTGCTCGAACGATGCCTGCAGGAGACGGCGCATCGGTGGGCGCCGGCCGCCGACCCGGCCGTTCGATTCGTGGCCGACACGAGCGTGATCCGCCGCTGGTCGGAGGCGAAGTGA
- the ccmA gene encoding heme ABC exporter ATP-binding protein CcmA codes for MPAGQTVVSLRDVVAVLGQFPVLAGASLEVTEGEILLLQGPNGAGKTSLLRLCAGLLPVTRGEATVLGHDLSSDREGVRPHVGLLGHQNGLYGDLTVAENVRFWGATVGASDDEIDAAMERMGVAARLAEVQVRKLSAGQKRRTALAGLVARRARLWLLDEPHAGLDAAGRDELDATLHQAASAGATILVASHELERAGSLATRVVEVVAGQISPSSGVRHQMTDGEGVAE; via the coding sequence GTGCCTGCTGGACAGACTGTCGTGTCGCTGCGCGACGTGGTCGCCGTGCTCGGTCAGTTCCCCGTGCTGGCGGGCGCATCACTCGAGGTGACCGAAGGCGAGATCCTCCTGCTGCAAGGCCCGAACGGTGCCGGCAAGACCTCGTTGCTCCGTCTGTGTGCGGGCCTGCTGCCGGTGACCCGCGGCGAGGCGACCGTGCTCGGACACGATCTGTCGTCGGATCGTGAAGGTGTGCGCCCGCACGTCGGTCTGCTGGGGCATCAGAACGGGCTCTATGGCGATCTCACCGTGGCCGAGAACGTGCGGTTCTGGGGAGCCACGGTCGGTGCGAGCGACGACGAGATCGACGCGGCGATGGAGCGCATGGGCGTGGCGGCGCGCCTCGCGGAGGTGCAGGTGCGCAAGCTCTCGGCCGGACAGAAACGGAGGACGGCGCTGGCCGGCCTGGTCGCGCGCCGGGCGCGCCTCTGGTTGCTCGACGAGCCGCACGCGGGCCTCGATGCCGCCGGGCGCGACGAACTCGACGCCACGCTGCACCAAGCCGCGTCGGCTGGTGCCACGATCCTGGTCGCGAGCCACGAACTCGAACGCGCCGGCTCCCTCGCCACGCGCGTCGTCGAGGTCGTCGCTGGCCAGATCAGCCCGTCATCCGGTGTCAGACACCAGATGACGGACGGCGAGGGAGTGGCGGAATGA